In the genome of Euwallacea fornicatus isolate EFF26 chromosome 21, ASM4011564v1, whole genome shotgun sequence, the window tcttaaacaaaaatggcaCGTGTTCGAAGCGAAATATCAACTGATATGAGAAAGCAAATTATAAAGTGGCATTGCCAAGGAAAATCGTTTCgtgaaataggaaaattgaTTGACGAAAACCATTCCACAATACAGAAGATTATTAATCGGTCCAGATATGAAAGAACAATCGAAAATAAACCTGGAAGAGGAAGGAAAAGGATCCTGAGTTCTCAAGATGAGCGTTTTATATTGCGACAAATTAAAGGAAATCCTAAAAGAAGTGTTGCACAACTACGTCAGGAGGTCGAGGAAAGAATACGTCGGACGACATCCAATGAAACAATACGAAGAGTACTTCGGAACAACAATTTTCATGGTAAAATTGCACGTAAGAAACCCTTCATTTCCAAACGAAATCGTCTTAAAAGATTggaatttgccaaaaaatatgttaattgtGATGTATCGTTTTGGAACAACGTAATATTTTCCGATGagaccaaaatcaatttatttggcTCTGATGATCGTCAAATTATCTGGAGAAAGCCTTCAAAACAGAGCACACCGTTCCTGCTGTAAAACACGGAGGTGGTAGTGTACTATTGTGGGGTTGTATGGGAACTGAAGGAACTGGGACTTTGGAATTCATCGACGGCATTATGAATAAGGAGAGATACctggaaattttagaaaataattttcatcgttcagctgaaaaattaaaaatgcctcGACGTTACTACTTCCACCAAGACAACGATCCCAAACACACTGCGGCTATAGTTAAGCAGTGGCTACTATACAACGTTCCTCGATTAGTAAACCCACCCCCACAATCACCAGATatcaatcccatagaaaatttgtggatGGATATGAAAAGGacccttaaaaaaatcttcaaatatcttccaaCTCAagcaaaatattattgatgTATGGGAGAACATCCCGTCTTCCGTTACGAAAAATTTGGTAGCATCTATGCCAGATCGTCTAAAGGCCCTAATTGATGCTAAGGGATTTGCTacccattattaaacaaaattatcctTAGAAATTCATTATTGTTAAGCGGTGtatctttaattttgtatCATCGCATTTCGCtttgatttcataaaatatttaaaatacgatgttaaattgattttttgcaatttctttttttaatatactgtTGTTGAAGTTGTATCAATTATATAGAGAGAGATATGTTATTCCAAAAGcggtttaaattgaaaaaatagacctttatttgataaaatcaGGGATGTATACTCAATTGTGTGAGTAACtgtaaatcttcaaaaaaaaactttacgggaataaatgaaattaaaaaatttatttcaagccGGACAAAAGTACAGAAACataagttttattcaaattaaagttaacaaAACAATCAATAAAGAGTTGCGTAACCGTTATGTTTTATAACTTCAGCACATCTTTTTGGCATAGAAGCCAACAATTTATCAATACATTGCTGGGGAATGTTACACCGTGCATTTCTTACAGCAGCAATCAACTCATCTTTTGAATTGTATCCTCTATGATCATCCTCCCTAATTTGACGGTCAGTATGATCCCACATATTCTCAATAGGGCTGAAATCGGGGCTTTGGGCAGGCCACTTTATAACAGTGACTTTTTCCCGTCCAAACCACtccttaattattttagcgGTATGTTTGGGGTCATTGTCATGCTGGAAACTCCACCTTAACGGCATgttatcttcggcaaatggaagCATTTGTTCTTGTAAGAtatccaaatatttaaatcgatCCATTAATCCATGAATAACACATAGTGGACCAACCCCGTGACCAGAGGAACAACCCCAAAACATGACTCCACCGCCTCCATGTTTAATGGTGCCCCTGGTGTATTTTGGATGAAACCTTTCGAGCTTCGGACGCCGTACCCATTGAATTCCATTTGAGTTATGaagattaaatttggattcgTCCGAAAATACGACATTTTTCCACTGGGTTGGGGTCCACGGCAGGTGTTCTCGTGCAAATTCTAGTCTAGACCTTCTATTTTTGGCCGAAATGTACGGTTTCTTAGCTGATTTCCTCCCGTAAAGTCCTTGTTCGTTAAGTCTTCGTCTAACAGACCGTACCGAGAGACTCAAGTTCGGAATTTCTTGCTTTATTTGTTGcgccgtcaaaaattgattcttTGTAGATATTCTTCTAATCACCTTATCAGTCTGTTTATCAGTTTTGCGCGGCCTTCCACTTTTCGGGACATTTCCAAAGGTTCTTCGTTCGCGATATGACGTAATAGTTTTAGAAACAACGCACCTATTTAACCGTAATTGCTTGGCgatgtttatttgtttcacCCCGGATTTCAAATcggatcaaatttttcaattattaattttcgaacTTCTTCCGATCAACTTTTACCTTTCGGCATATTGACTAACTCAATACTATTGAATTACTATAAATTTGCGATTCAAGTCCTTcgaatatcatatttttataaataataaaaaaatgtttctttacttttgtcCTCCtgacaatatcaaaaaatttcacataaaaataacaaacttcTCAGGTGGTTGTTTATACACAATCCTAAATTTTTTAGCAACAAAATAATCCAATGAAAACGTTTAGAGTATTTCGTGCCATTTGATTTCGGATTTGTAAGGAAAATGCATTTGTTTCCTTACTTTTGGCCGATAGTGTAGTCTACGGGTGATCGCTAAAAAAACGTGTGCGACATCAAAAGGGCACTCGACGGTCCCAAAACGTTGATTAAACAAATTAGTGTTTACCATCAAGCGTATGACCGATCCCCATAATTATACCGCAATTAAGCTGTTTTGTTTGTCAAAATTCGTATTTACCACCACTGTGCCGGTGTGGCACGCACAACTCTTCTGGATCATACAGCCGTCCTTGTTTACTGTACGGGGATAAACGGGAACGAAACACTACTGAACCGCTTCTGTCACTCGACGAATTAATTGAGTGCCCGCCCGAGTACGGGAACCCAATGATTAATTTCTCGAAAGACAGTAAAAAGTGACGCTCTCTActgaaaactcagaaatttgaaaagacatcAGAGATAGAACTGATATTGGGGGACCATGTAAATAACGTTGAGTTAACCCCGCAACGCACTCATGAAATATGCATAAGGGTTTGAATAATTCCGGCTTCATGGCTTAACATAATTAGTCTATAATTGGGTTTTCCACAATAGTTTGTTTGAAATAGGCCTAAAggtaataatttttacattatacaATTTCGTCCTATCTTGATTTTGCTGGTCGCTCAATTTGTTTCTACACCGAAACGGGTTTTCGCAGCTCTACGTAGAGTTATTGCGCTATACTTGAAAATTGAATCACATCGATATTTGTTCGTATTAATCAGGCATGTATGTATGACATCATCTGCAAACAGAACGAGATTAATTAGCTCATTAATGTCTGACAAGGCCGAGCTACATGTTGGTTTGAAGTTGAGTTATTGACGCGTGCAGGAGGCAATGGATTCGACTATGTCCATCTATTTATTGCTGCTGGAAGTGAGAGATATAGCCCTTCATGTCCATGCAAAAGAAAGTCGGACCTACATTCTAAATTAGTAAGTTAATTAGTACTTAAAAAcgagaattgaaaaattagggTTCTTTAGCAGAAATATTAGCTTTCCTCTTAAAAatcttatatttattttgctcgctttgaacaaaaaacgCCAAGATGGAAACGCCCCAGATTATACTGGAACGATAATTAGTTTGCATGTCAATAACAGACTGTATCCGAGGCTTTTTAGAATATCTGGCACCGATTTTCCAATTTCCCCTACAAGTACCCGTCAGGACGTTGGAGATGGCGTTTAAAGCTTGTTAAGCAagagctttttttatttttattttttagttatatCCGAAACTCGTTTACTTCATCGACGTTTTCAAAAGTATCCGAGCACTTTTCCGTGTCTGGCTCAAGTTTTACTTAGTACAATGCGTGATGAACCACGAAACAAATTACTTTCTAAATGCGTGCTGATAAAGCCAGAGAAAGTAGTAAAATCCAATAGGGGCGTTCTtttgatacaaaaataatgtcaacAACTTTCCATATAGTCCCATATCAGTTATTAAGCAATATTTCAAGCGTGACTCCCCTTTTCCCCTTTTATTGCACTATAGTAATGCGATCTTTCCATGGGGGACAAAATATCTGTTAATGTACTGGATCTATTTCTTTAATGCTAGTCAGGCAATTGCTCTTTCAGATAGCCGTCGCTAGTGGATAATTAATGGCTTTCAGATTTATAGTAAAATGGGAGAATGGAGACGCCTATAAATGCCATCGACGCATATCGTTTAATCCCTTTCAGGGAAAACATAgatattatcattttattgagCCGTCGTTAACGCTCCCATTGACGTAGTTAGAGAAAAAGGAGAATGGTTAAAGATGGAGGTTCGAATTGGTCGTCAATCAAGTCGATAAAAAGCTATCCGAGTATAAAGGGGAGAAACTTCTGCTTAATGGGGAGGATTGTTCTAGCTTAGATGCAATTTGGCTGCTGTAATATCAGTGGGTTTTACTCCTCTAAACCTCAAGATGGTACCATTTACCCtcagaattattttattattggacGATCACACAGAGCTGAAGCTGGGTCAATTGAGGAAAGAGCCATGAGCTTTTCATGGCTGCAGCAgggaaagaaattttagaattcgGTTGACGAAATTGTGTCGGGTTTTCGCAGAAAATCGTCGAATCTTGCAAATTGCAATTTGGCTGTCTAGTTGCAGACATATTATCTATGCGTATAAATTTGATCGAATTAAGATTGAcgttaaatttatgaaaattcttATCGCTCGGCAGTTATGTTTAACTGAGACCTAAATTTCATTCCCACAAGGTACACATGTACGCTTTTAttcctgtatataaaaaaaagtcggaATAACTCCTCCTCAACTTGAATGGCGCCGCGAAAGTTTGatcgtaaaaatttaaattacttttatacCCCGAAGAACTGTTCCATTGAACTTAACAAATAAGAAATGTAATCCATTTGTGGGGCCCATTATTTTTATCCCAGCAAACACAATTCAAaggtaaaagaaatttatagtTTCGAGTCCAATTCCATCTTCAAATTTCATAGTTCCTTGCAAACCTACCAATGGTTCGCTATAGAGGTGAGCAATATTTGTACAGAAATGGAAGATGGATGAACCTAGGTTCGACTTAATGGTAGAATTgcgtttttaaagaaaaagtatCTGAAATTGAACATAATCTTCAGGTCTagtctagaaaattcaacattttttgtttgatcatttcgaaaattcgcAAGGATCTCTAAAACTGTTAGAGCTAACTGCGACGTGGCATTTACATAATGTTTATGTTTGGAAAtaacacattaaatttttaaaattttgctgatTGCCTGTCCTTTGCGTAATTTTTTAGAGAAGTTAATTCATTACAATTGAAAGGAAATTCGATGAATTTATCTTTGCGTAGAGACGATTTTAGCATTTTGGACAATTTCTAAAATGGCTAAAGCTGAGTCTGACTTGGCCTCTGCATCGTCTTTTTGGAGCACAATTAGTGGGAATTGAATACAAACTCGATAGATTTATAATCGAAACTAACATTCATCGAAACttcaacaaaaatgaaaaatctttgaaaCGGTTGGAGCGACCCCAACAGAAACTTACCCCCATTCAAAATCGCTTGACATCCACccaaaaacacgaaaaaaactAACATACACGGCTTCGCTATTCGCCCCATTTTCCAGTTCACCACTATGATACGTCAAGATTTTCAGACCTTGCGGATCGGCTCATAACTAAATTAGTCCATAagttaattatgttttttttctcatactAGAAATTCGTAACTTTACTTATTTGGCGGTAAAAAGTCACGTGCCGCTCAAACGTGCTTTCGCGCCCTCCGCCGAAGCTCGCGCTTTGCAACCCCTTTTGAACATCCACCGCATCCGCCGACAGTTCGCCGTAATCTGAAACGTTCTGTATGCCGTTTGCCGGCAGCAGAATCGAGCCAACTTCTCTTGAAACACTTGCTATCTTGCTCATTTTGCGGTCGTCACAGAGCAATTTGCATTTGGCTATCAACGATTCTCCCTTTTTCCCCAGGGGCGGACAGGCAACAGGGATATTGCATGTCATTGGTATTTAGAAACGAGAACGGACAACCATGCTTTTAAGCACTTAATATCCAAAATATTTCCTATCGCTTGAAACGGGCCTTCATGTGATTTAAAAGTGTCCACGTGACCACTTTAACGTCAATATGACGAGCTGATGTGCAGGGCAGCTTCTCAACGTCATATTAACGTTCTTCTCAGGGAACTTCCTAcctaaaataaagatttttgtgCAGTCCATCATTAAGAATCAATATGCACATCTCATGGAACGATggatattgcaaattttactccTCGAGAAACTATATACGGCCGCAGATCCGTTTTCTGTGCAGCCTCCAGTGGTTTCGCCATCAATCTCTTTCTTAGGCTCTCTAATAGTTCTCTGGCGATCATGTACTCGTCTAACCCAGTCATGACGTCCTCAAATTTCACCCTCGTCATccccctttttttatttatgttttttgcaGAGAGCGAGAACTTTTATAAGTACTCAATCTGGTGCATGGCGGCTGGGTTATGTGGAATTAACCATCCGTTGGGAGCGCCTATCCACTGAAAATTTCCCCCTTCACCCTGGTCCATCTCCGGAATCTCCGTCCAGCTTTACTTCGGAGGGCGATGGCGGTGCTCATTAACTCTCCAAATCTGAAAGTAAAGAGCTACACTGTCTATATGGCCATTTTTAGCCATTGCCCCATAAGTTCGCTTAGCTGTGAAACAATTATCTCCTCCACTAAGACACTCCTTAAAAACCTAATCGCAAGAAGCAGATCCCCGTATTATCAATCTAATCGCTTTACTgatcgttttcattttaagcaAAGCCAGACTGACTGTCGCTAGTTTTATATCTGGCGTTGACTTGAAATCTTGCAATTGATATGATAATTCAGTGAAAATTCCTTGCTAAATTAAACTCTGGACAGCTCTATGGTCCTGGAATTGAAGTAGCTCAATCTAACTAAAACTTTAAGAGATacgttaattttaataatttggctATCGAAAGTTTGCAGACGAGAAGCATTGTTACGTTAAATCacataatgcaaattaaataaattctgaaaattcatGATATAAGGCCTTTAGTGAAGATTTATAACATTTTGTGCTTCAGTTATTAGCTAGTGGATTGTCTACGTAGTCTACCCCGAACTCTCTTAACGTACCTTGTTCTTACACTCAGGTGACCTTGATACGGAACATATTCTCATTCAGTATTAACTGTCAAGTTCAGATTGTCAGTTGAAATCTGTGctaaacctaaaaaaattgaaaatttttatatatttttttaatgataattattagCTAAATCAATAGTGACTAAGCAAAAACTACCCTAATATTACCCACGTCTACCAAAACTGGATTAAGCTATAGAGCCTACAAACTGGTATGTACCAAAAAAACCGTACCCCTACAATAGTATACCCTGCAAAATAGATATGCGAGGAACATTCtagattaaattaattttcctcaTTGCCCTCCTTTGTAGACCAAATAATGAGTACAAAGTGTCATAACTCGAACTGTACTGCATTGAATTTGTTGTGATATTCATCATGTATGCTTGGGGGAGCACTATTCATGGAGAACTGGGTCTGGGAGGTATCGAGGAGGAACACATTTTAACTCCCCGAATGTTAGAATGGTAATAATACACTTGTTTTCCTTCATATATTCAAGTCAGTTAGCAGCCAAAGAATTCTCTCAGAGCAAAATTTAACTACATGGCAATTGTTATTTCTCAATGCTTCAAAGAAGTGTTTTTCAGGTATCTAGCCAACAAAGTAATAGGATGTGCTTTAGGTGACAACCATACACTTTTCCTTACTAATGAAGGAAAGGTGTATTCCTGTGGAAATAATGATTATGGGCAACTAGGACATGACCAGCCTAGAAAAAGGCCACGTATGTCTCTGTTTagtatgtaaaattttgctttacATGTATTTGTAGACACTAAATAGTTAATGGTTTAAAAACACTTAACATAACAGTTGATCATTACTTTCTTTCTCCATCTGTATGTTTGTGTTCCATTTGTAATTGtattgttatttgaaaattcatgcaCATATTGAGTGAGTTCAGCAGAAGAGCCAATAGTTACATACCCATCAGGATATATGTATGTGTTGATTGATACattaccattcaaatgaaTATAAATGAGAGCTGACATTACTTACTCTAAATCagcaaaaataacaatttgcaCAATTGTTGTCTCAGATTAATGTAGCTATTGTCATTGTTTGGGTATTTACTCATTTTTTGGATATTCTTTTGTGTACCACTGGATTAAGCAATAATTAAGTCAACTGAGGAGGATTGAAACTAATTTGTACATAATCAGAGTATGCAATCACTTCATTTGTAGCTTTTTCAGAAGaacttattttaatataaaagtgagaaacacttaattttagtttaaaaaatatggtgcATCACAAAAAAACTCATATCAAACTTCTTAAGATCACCTCAATCAGTTGCTTGTACTATTATTATACTGTATCAACCTTGAATATTAACTGCTTCAATTGTTACCATCAGAATTAGTAGCTGGCCTGGATGCGTACAATATCACACATGTGGCCTGTGGGGCAACTCATTCAGCAGCCTTGAACCAGTGGGGTCAGGTGTTCTCATGGGGCTCCGATTTCCACGGGCAGTTAGGCCTACAGTTAGGCGAAAATATCCAGCCAGTGCCGAAAATCGTCAGAACCCTTGCTTCCCAACATGTTGTACAGTTGGCCTGTGGTCAAAGACATACTATTGCCTTAGCTAATAGTAAGTTTGCTGCAGAAATTATTACACTATTAGTTCAATACAGATAGCAATTAGTATGTCTTCAGTATTTCCAAGTCATGGTATTTAGACTGtgttttggtaaaataattttctttgctAGATGGTGACATATTAGCATGGGGAGCCAACAATTTTGGTCAGCTTGGTTTAGGGGTATCTAGCTCCAGTGAAACAGTACCTAAGCCTGTAATTTCATTAAGAGGCATTCCCATTGTGCTCATAACGTGCGGTGCAAATCATACGTTCGCACTTTCCAAATCTGGAGCAGTATATGGATGGGGTGCGTACCTTAAACCCCTTTTgacacaaataataaattttgtatagGTAAAAACACTAAAGGACAATTAGGGTTGAATGAtacacaaaacaaaatatatccTACACAATTGAGAACTCTTAGAAATTTACGAGTAAGATATATTGCATGTGGAGAAGAATTCTCTGTTTTCTTGACATTAGATGGAGGAGTTTTCACTTGTGGTGCTGGAATGTATGGGCAGTTGGGCCATGGAAATAAtagtaatgaaattttacctAAACAAGTGAGTTTATCATTTGGCCTCCACTAttccaagatttttttatggagtAATTATTCCAGGTTATAGAACTAATGGGTTCTACAATCACCCAAATTGTATGTGGCAGGCAGCATTGTTTATCTTTCGTGCCTTCCAGGGGTAGAGTGTACAGTTTCGGTATTGGGGGATCTGGACAATTGGGCGTGAGGAAAACTAATAGTGCTTGCACACCTCAAGTTGTTCTCGGCCCATGGATATCGCCCGGTGGGAGTTGTCTTGTACCCCCAGACAATAAAGACGATCATAATCTAGTCATTCACCGCATATTTGCTGGTAGAAAACGTTCTTTCATCATATTGtcacatttttccacaattatTTCAGGGGGAGATCATTGTTTTGTATCAGTTATACCTCAGGATCGTAAAGTGCCTCCCTACGATTGTAGAGATCACGATCcgcaaaaacaaatacttaCTATTACCAATAGCTATGTTAGAACTTTGCTGCGTATTCTTCCTAGTGGGCAAGTGGATCAGGAAGTTatcagttttctagaaactgCCTTTAAAAGTCTTTCATGTCTTAACGCATCATTTTTACTCGAAGATGACAAGCATTATTACTGCACTAGCAAACATCATGGGGTTGACGTGAAACTAGCTGAGCAAACGTTCGATGTTATAGCAACTATTGAAAATGAGACAATACAGACTTTGGTAAGTTGCTGAGTGGCAGTTTCGTCAAAACTCATAGTGGCAATTATTTTTCTGTGCTTATTTTCCTGTCCTTGAATCAGATTTTAACTGGTTTAACTGAAGACGTATTAAACCAATTAACTCCAAACCCTCCTGACGTGGAATCCCTTAGAATATACCTGATATTGCCCCTGTACCACGAATTCAATAATCCAAAACAGTACCTGAAACTACAAAAACC includes:
- the Herc4 gene encoding probable E3 ubiquitin-protein ligase HERC4 isoform X3, with amino-acid sequence MYAWGSTIHGELGLGGIEEEHILTPRMLEWYLANKVIGCALGDNHTLFLTNEGKVYSCGNNDYGQLGHDQPRKRPRMSLFKLVAGLDAYNITHVACGATHSAALNQWGQVFSWGSDFHGQLGLQLGENIQPVPKIVRTLASQHVVQLACGQRHTIALANNGDILAWGANNFGQLGLGVSSSSETVPKPVISLRGIPIVLITCGANHTFALSKSGAVYGWGKNTKGQLGLNDTQNKIYPTQLRTLRNLRVRYIACGEEFSVFLTLDGGVFTCGAGMYGQLGHGNNSNEILPKQVIELMGSTITQIVCGRQHCLSFVPSRGRVYSFGIGGSGQLGVRKTNSACTPQVVLGPWISPGGSCLVPPDNKDDHNLVIHRIFAGGDHCFVSVIPQDRKVPPYDCRDHDPQKQILTITNSYVRTLLRILPSGQVDQEVISFLETAFKSLSCLNASFLLEDDKHYYCTSKHHGVDVKLAEQTFDVIATIENETIQTLIRTLFLCNYPFLFDTHAKLKLLETDQSLQMQNAMQSAAHQAVVAAMVSQGRVSINQFLMLNVTREHIVEDTLRELSTVNPNDLKKPLKIKFCGEEAEDAGGVTKEFFMLLLREILDPKYGMFKEYEETQAIWFSESPLEESSVYFLIGMICGLAIYNFTIIDIPFPLALYKKLLHEPVGLKDLYELSPFTANSLKSVLEYDQDDLEDVFGLTFDINRDFYGKVITMELKPNGSNIPVVQENKKEYVSLYVDYIFRRSVECQYNAFRDGFMKVCGGRVLLLFHSHELMAIVVGNEDYDWHVLEEVAEYKNGYKSSDPTIRYFWEVLHEMSLEDKKKFLMFLTGTYRIPIQGMKAMKISIQPTTDDKFLPVAHTCFNLLDLPRYKTKERLRYKLMQAIQQTQGFSLV
- the Herc4 gene encoding probable E3 ubiquitin-protein ligase HERC4 isoform X2; the protein is MYAWGSTIHGELGLGGIEEEHILTPRMLEWYLANKVIGCALGDNHTLFLTNEGKVYSCGNNDYGQLGHDQPRKRPQLVAGLDAYNITHVACGATHSAALNQWGQVFSWGSDFHGQLGLQLGENIQPVPKIVRTLASQHVVQLACGQRHTIALANNGDILAWGANNFGQLGLGVSSSSETVPKPVISLRGIPIVLITCGANHTFALSKSGAVYGWGKNTKGQLGLNDTQNKIYPTQLRTLRNLRVRYIACGEEFSVFLTLDGGVFTCGAGMYGQLGHGNNSNEILPKQVIELMGSTITQIVCGRQHCLSFVPSRGRVYSFGIGGSGQLGVRKTNSACTPQVVLGPWISPGGSCLVPPDNKDDHNLVIHRIFAGGDHCFVSVIPQDRKVPPYDCRDHDPQKQILTITNSYVRTLLRILPSGQVDQEVISFLETAFKSLSCLNASFLLEDDKHYYCTSKHHGVDVKLAEQTFDVIATIENETIQTLILTGLTEDVLNQLTPNPPDVESLRIYLILPLYHEFNNPKQYLKLQKPFASGILNLKQPAHKVVGRWWAMMQPDYFEKLVNIFKNVVSYILMNQRIPQGRTVFYDAALVAMLDLMGYLSNLNRNMDGLKVSYEIFQIHELHDYVDVRVDYVLWLTDSDIRTLFLCNYPFLFDTHAKLKLLETDQSLQMQNAMQSAAHQAVVAAMVSQGRVSINQFLMLNVTREHIVEDTLRELSTVNPNDLKKPLKIKFCGEEAEDAGGVTKEFFMLLLREILDPKYGMFKEYEETQAIWFSESPLEESSVYFLIGMICGLAIYNFTIIDIPFPLALYKKLLHEPVGLKDLYELSPFTANSLKSVLEYDQDDLEDVFGLTFDINRDFYGKVITMELKPNGSNIPVVQENKKEYVSLYVDYIFRRSVECQYNAFRDGFMKVCGGRVLLLFHSHELMAIVVGNEDYDWHVLEEVAEYKNGYKSSDPTIRYFWEVLHEMSLEDKKKFLMFLTGTYRIPIQGMKAMKISIQPTTDDKFLPVAHTCFNLLDLPRYKTKERLRYKLMQAIQQTQGFSLV
- the Herc4 gene encoding probable E3 ubiquitin-protein ligase HERC4 isoform X1; protein product: MYAWGSTIHGELGLGGIEEEHILTPRMLEWYLANKVIGCALGDNHTLFLTNEGKVYSCGNNDYGQLGHDQPRKRPRMSLFKLVAGLDAYNITHVACGATHSAALNQWGQVFSWGSDFHGQLGLQLGENIQPVPKIVRTLASQHVVQLACGQRHTIALANNGDILAWGANNFGQLGLGVSSSSETVPKPVISLRGIPIVLITCGANHTFALSKSGAVYGWGKNTKGQLGLNDTQNKIYPTQLRTLRNLRVRYIACGEEFSVFLTLDGGVFTCGAGMYGQLGHGNNSNEILPKQVIELMGSTITQIVCGRQHCLSFVPSRGRVYSFGIGGSGQLGVRKTNSACTPQVVLGPWISPGGSCLVPPDNKDDHNLVIHRIFAGGDHCFVSVIPQDRKVPPYDCRDHDPQKQILTITNSYVRTLLRILPSGQVDQEVISFLETAFKSLSCLNASFLLEDDKHYYCTSKHHGVDVKLAEQTFDVIATIENETIQTLILTGLTEDVLNQLTPNPPDVESLRIYLILPLYHEFNNPKQYLKLQKPFASGILNLKQPAHKVVGRWWAMMQPDYFEKLVNIFKNVVSYILMNQRIPQGRTVFYDAALVAMLDLMGYLSNLNRNMDGLKVSYEIFQIHELHDYVDVRVDYVLWLTDSDIRTLFLCNYPFLFDTHAKLKLLETDQSLQMQNAMQSAAHQAVVAAMVSQGRVSINQFLMLNVTREHIVEDTLRELSTVNPNDLKKPLKIKFCGEEAEDAGGVTKEFFMLLLREILDPKYGMFKEYEETQAIWFSESPLEESSVYFLIGMICGLAIYNFTIIDIPFPLALYKKLLHEPVGLKDLYELSPFTANSLKSVLEYDQDDLEDVFGLTFDINRDFYGKVITMELKPNGSNIPVVQENKKEYVSLYVDYIFRRSVECQYNAFRDGFMKVCGGRVLLLFHSHELMAIVVGNEDYDWHVLEEVAEYKNGYKSSDPTIRYFWEVLHEMSLEDKKKFLMFLTGTYRIPIQGMKAMKISIQPTTDDKFLPVAHTCFNLLDLPRYKTKERLRYKLMQAIQQTQGFSLV